In Amblyraja radiata isolate CabotCenter1 chromosome 30, sAmbRad1.1.pri, whole genome shotgun sequence, a single window of DNA contains:
- the LOC116990055 gene encoding protein FAM187B-like, with protein sequence MWNENVLLFILGMLFLIGGLPNFLNQDDWANCSGKAPCSLAFLSNNPLSLRCPSATEVPEGSVYWQYQDLSQPQAQPSTFIRSGHLTVYQGPMGDLGSRANLHRGSLIMDTAKTTDTGLYLCKSANSTLAAYQVDVQDSSLVYVSHQGLGKSILSNQSLRVNLGSSQHMVKLYTRWGPWQDCNRCNVIGEQVMGFCYAKLSDIDKDEDEDEALEVNGITLPCGLMELFIGQSLPRRGAELHYQWCRQPCKEEQSLEIAANLLLLEIGEWWRWWCGREPVFDWMEPHTTLLQSMYHGIRDNARMTCPGASVYTSVLWQRDSTFITQGGSSDGRHRLVDAMGGMYEIKSVMPSDRGIYRCWVHGRRVASFHLETPEKPVVHRPVNRRLLKGVTIIVGTIAMVFVISAMVEILHT encoded by the coding sequence ATGTGGAATGAAAATGTATTGCTTTTCATTCTGGGCATGCTGTTTCTAATAGGCGGCTTGCCCAACTTCCTAAACCAGGACGACTGGGCTAACTGCTCGGGCAAAGCCCCCTGCTCCCTGGCCTTCCTATCGAACAATCCGCTCAGCCTGCGTTGCCCGAGTGCCACAGAAGTACCAGAAGGCTCCGTGTACTGGCAGTACCAGGACCTCAGCCAGCCTCAAGCCCAACCCAGCACCTTCATCAGATCCGGGCACTTAACGGTGTACCAAGGGCCGATGGGCGATCTGGGAAGCCGAGCCAATCTACATCGAGGCTCCTTGATCATGGACACGGCGAAGACCACAGACACGGGCCTGTACCTGTGTAAGTCGGCTAATTCCACCCTAGCCGCCTACCAGGTGGATGTGCAGGACTCGTCTCTGGTTTACGTATCCCACCAAGGGCTGGGGAAGAGCATCCTGTCAAACCAGAGCCTGAGGGTCAACTTGGGCTCTTCCCAGCACATGGTCAAGCTCTACACCCGCTGGGGACCATGGCAGGACTGTAACCGGTGTAACGTAATAGGGGAGCAGGTGATGGGCTTCTGCTACGCCAAACTTAGCGACATCGACAAGGACGAGGACGAGGATGAGGCACTGGAGGTGAATGGCATCACCTTGCCCTGCGGCCTAATGGAGCTGTTCATTGGGCAGTCCTTGCCCCGGCGCGGCGCTGAGCTCCACTACCAATGGTGCCGCCAGCCGTGCAAGGAGGAACAATCATTGGAGATCGCAGCCAATCTTCTGTTGCTGGAGATTGGCGAatggtggcggtggtggtgtGGTCGGGAGCCGGTGTTCGACTGGATGGAGCCACATACAACTCTTCTGCAGTCGATGTACCACGGCATCCGTGACAATGCCCGGATGACATGCCCGGGGGCGTCGGTGTACACGTCCGTTCTATGGCAGCGCGACTCCACCTTTATCACCCAAGGTGGCAGCAGTGACGGGAGACACCGGCTGGTCGACGCCATGGGCGGCATGTATGAAATCAAAAGTGTGATGCCCTCCGACCgcggcatctaccgctgctgggtGCATGGGCGTAGGGTTGCCTCCTTCCACCTCGAGACGCCCGAGAAGCCAGTGGTGCACCGCCCCGTCAACCGGCGACTGCTGAAAGGCGTAACAATCATCGTCGGCACGATCGCCATGGTCTTTGTAATCAGTGCCATGGTTGAGATATTACACACCTAG